The sequence below is a genomic window from Brevibacillus agri.
ATGTTGGAAACGTATCAGTCATCAGCTTCAAAAGAAAAAAAAGCGCAATCCCGACACTCGCGACTGTCCACCAGAGCGTTTTGCTGTCCGTCTTGTCTGCCTTGTAGATACCGCTCAGCTTCCAGGTGCCTACAGCTACACAAAGGAGACTGAGCAGGAGCAGGATTGTCCCCATGGTCTCCCTCCTTTCCCCTCTCCTAGCTATATGGGGAAGGAGGGAAAAAAATCACTCCTTGGGCTGCTTTTTCCCTAACCGGCCAAGGACTTGCTGGCCGCGCTGCTTGATCGACTCATCCTTGAGAGCGAGCTGCCGTTTTTTCATCAGGCCGTTTTTCGACGTATCCGGCCTCTCCGTCTGCCGTCCATCACGCATCAACTGTACTTGCCTCCGCCTTTTTTGTCGTAGTCGGCCAGCAGTTCCGCAAAGCTTTTGTTGCGCTCGCGCTCTTCCTGCTCGCGGCGCTTTTGCTCGGCCGCTTCCTTCGCCTTGCGCTCGCTTTCGGACTTCATTTCTTTTTCCAACTGCTTCAGCTTGGCCAATGCATCCGCATTCACCATATCCTTCAGGCTACCGAGAGAAGATTTCGCTTCTGTCGCTGTATCCAGGTTTTGACGTTGTGGTTGCTGTTTTTGTTTTTTCTTCGCCATGTGAGCTGCCATCCTTTCCCTATCGAATTCACGCCCATTCTCCAGCGCCTTTTGGGTCATACTATTTTTACGCTTCGCATGAAGAGGAGGACGAGACATGGTACGCAATAAAGCAAAAGACTTTGGAAAAACCGCAGAAATTCGTGGCCCAAAAGCCCAGTCTGAAGCCGTCCGTTCCAACGGTTCCATTAATAGTGAACCACAAGAGCGGTTAAAAGAAAACCGTTAGGCACAAAGTAAACCGCCGGGGCTATGGTCATGCCCGGCGGTTTTTTTTCGTCGGCTGGCTGCTTGCGCCCAGTCTTTTTTGCACACACTCCTGCTTCAATAGCGTCAGCTTATCGTCCAACTGGAATTGGCAGCCATTTTTTAACAAACGTTTTCCGAGATCGCGCTCCATCTCAATCCGCGGCAGCTCGCGAAAAAGTCCTGCTTTTTGCAGGCTTTCCCGCCGCAGCGAGACGTGCTGGGTGTCAAACAGCGTCCACGGCGAGCGGTGCCGCGCCAGCTTCGCCCCGTATTTCTCCCGGGCGGCCAGCCGCTTCTGCGCGATTGGACAGGGCAAGCCGATGTGAAATGGCAAGCCGTTTACAATCTGGCTCTCTTCCAGCAAAGGGACTGTTTCCACAAGCGTATGCGGCCGCTTCACATGCGGGTATTGCTCCAGCCAGAGCTGGCACTCCGCATGCTGTGTCGCGCTGAAGCCCGGCTCATACACCGAATAGATTCGTTTTCGATCCTGCCCGAGCAAGACCAGGTGGCTCGCTTTTTCATGTGCCTGCTGATGCACGCCGATGAAGCTGCGGGGTACGATCATCTGGGCAGCGAGGAAGACGATCAGCTCGCCGCGCGCCAACTGTATCCCTGTGTTCAGCAGGTGGGCAAGCGGTTTTTTGGCCCGAAACTGCACGTAGTTCAGCGGAAAATGAGCGGTAAACCGGGACAGCTTTTCCCTCGTCGCATCCGTTGAGGTGTTGTCCAGCACGATCACCTCGAACGCCTCGAAGGCGCAGTATTGCAGGTTGAAGCCGAACAACGTGTACAACAGTTGATCGTCTGCGTTTTTGGCAGGAATAACGACACTGGTCAGCATCGAATCTCCCCCTTTTTGTAGCATATGCAGGTGGCGGCAACTTGGGCTGGGCTTGGGTCGCGGCCATGCTTGCGCGCTGCTCGCCGTATAAGGGAAATGCGACTGATGCATGCTAAAAGCGAGCATGCCTCGCTGGCAAACATACGGCTGTGTGGATAAAGGAGGTCCAACGAATGGACAACGACCAGAAAAACAACGAGAAGACGAAGGATATTTCCCTCGATGGAACCTTGCCGCATCAGATCAGCGCGCCTGACTTCAAAAAATCGTCCCGCACGATCCAGCGACCTTTTGTCAACGAGTTTGGTGTGGTGATCGGAGACAGCCAGTACGAATCCAAAGAATCCCCGTTGAACAACTGGAACACTGACACCGACCCTTCGATCATGGCAGGCGACCAATGGGTGCACCCGACCAACGACATCGGCTGGAACTCCTACGAAAACAAGGAGCTTTTGGAGGACAGACCCATAGGCAATGCCCGCTTCATGCATCCGACGAAAGACGTCAGCAAAGGCAAGGATTAACCGCTGTCCGTAAAAAAGACCGCCCATTCGGAAAAGACAGGCCAACCGAATGGGCGTTTTTGGTTTGTGTGTTACAATGGGCTTGAAACGATGGAAAGGAGCTTGCCCATGAGCATCACACTTGCGATAGAGCCCGCATTCTCTCTCGCCTACCAGCGCTATGCGGAATTTCGACCGGGCGATACGCTGCGGCTGTACGTACGGACAAGCGGACCCGGAACGGGCGGACTGTTTTATGCGATTGAAAAAGACGAGGCCATGCCTGGTGACGCCGTTTTCGAAGTGGAAGGCTTGCGCTTTGTGATCCGGCCGACCGATTTCTGGTTTTTCGACGGCGGACAGCTCGGCTTTGATCCTACATACGGAGAGTACGGCTTTCGCTTCGCGAATCCGCGCCTGGAAGGCCAGTAGAAACTTTCCCGGGCGTCGTCCGTATGAAAGAAAGACTGCCATGACGTATGGGAGGAGCTTTTGATGAAAAAAAGTCGTTCGGTCCTCTTGGCCATCGGTGCTTTTTTGCTGGCCAATTTCAAATGGTTAATCGGCATCCTGAAGTTTTCCAAATTCGGCACGACCTTGTTGTCAATGGTCATCAGCCTGTGGGCGTACGCCATGTTTTACGGCTGGAAGTTCGCCGTGGCGCTCGTCTACCTGATCTTCGTCCATGAAATGGGGCACGTCATCGCTGCCAAACGAAAAGGCATCGCGACTTCGCCAGCCGTCTTCATCCCGTTTGCGGGTGCTTTTATATCCATGAAAGACATGCCGCGCGATGCCAAAACAGAGGCCTATCTCGCTTACGGCGGACCGCTTGCCGGCATGATTGCCTTTTTGCCTGCCCTGCCGCTGTACTGGTGGACGCAGGACCCGTTCTGGGCATTGGTCATTTACCTCGGCGCCCTGCTCAACCTGTTCAATTTGCTGCCTGTCTCTCCGCTCGATGGCGGGCGGATCGTCTCTGTGCTGTCCACAAAAATCTGGTTCTTCGGGCTGGTCGGACTGGGGATCATGCTGTTTGCCAATCCGGGGCCTATCATGGTGCTCATCTTCATCATCGGCCTGATTACGTGGTGGAGTCGGCTGCGGGAAAGCTACCAGCACCAGGTGCTCCAGTACGAGCGGGACAAAATCGCCGACTTTTTGCAGAGCATCGCCCAATGGCCCGAGCTGGAAACGACCTGGGACACGCGCGTTCGCCTGAACGAAGAGGTCACCGCGCTCAACCAGGCAGAGCCGGACAAAGGCTTCCTCGTCCCTTTTCTCCAGGACGAAAAACGCCTCATCCGCGACCGGAAGCGTCTGGACAAGGTGTACATGAACAGAAAATGGGAACTGTTCAAGCAATGGGAGCGCGAGCCGATTCTCTTCATCGACTCGGACCCGCTGCGCCCTGCCCCTTCCGAATTGCTGCGCGAAGCAGAGCAAATGGCTCGTCAGCGGCTGACGGAAGTCGAAGAGCAAATGCATCGGCTGACGACGTACTATGTAGCACCGGCGGCAACCAAGTGGAAAGTGCTGGCTGCCTACCTCGGCCTGGCCGCTGTCCTGTCGGCCTTCTTCGTCTACGGACAGCAGATTTTGCACAGGTAGCGCGGGCTTTTTCGCCTCGGTCCCGCCTGCCTGGAGCGGACAGTTTGACCATCTGTGACCTTCTGCGGCCTTCTGTGGGCGCAAAATCGTGCGCTATGGATACCTGAAGGTCGCTCTTCCCCAGCAAGGGGTCAGAAACGGCTGCTACGGTGATTTATCGCTTTTGAGAGTTGTCGCCAAACAGAGTAAAATAGAAGCGTACATTCATAATATTCCAGAGAGGATGACTTTTTACTTGGACACCGTCCCGATAGTGCTCAACCTGCTGCTTGTCATATTTCTTGTTTTTCTCAACGGCTTTTTCGTCGCCGCTGAGTTCGCTCTCGTCAAGGTGCGGCAAACGCGCCTGACGCAAATGGTGAATGAAGGAAACAAACGCGCTGTTTACGCCCAAAAAGTAACGCAAAAGCTGGATGGCTACCTGTCTGCTTGTCAGGTCGGGATCACTCTCGCCTCGCTCGGACTGGGGTGGGTCGGGGAACCGGCTATCGCCCACATGATTGTCGAACCGCTGCTCGGTTCAACAGGGATGCCTGACTATCTGATTTCTGCGATCTCTTTTGGGATAGCGTTTGCGATCATTACCTTCCTGCACATTGTCCTGGGTGAACTGGCGCCGAAATCATTGGCCATTCAAAAAGCAGAAGTGACTTCGCTGTGGGTTGCCGCGCCATTGATGTTTTTCTATAAATTGCTTTACCCGGCGATCTGGTTTTTGAACGGAACAGCCAACGCCCTGATGAAACGCTTTGGCCTCGAAGCTATTTCGGAGCATGAAGCGGCTCACACGGAAGAAGAAATTCGCATTCTCGTCAACCAGAGCCACCAAAGCGGCCATATCGACCAAACCGAGCTGGCGCTGGTGGAACACGTTTTCGACTTTTCCGAAACCCTTGCCCGGGAGACGATGATCCCGCGCATCGACATGGTTTGCTTATATAGCACGAACACCTTTGAAGAAAACCTGGAGATCATCCGCACCCAGCGACACACCCGTTTCCCTGTAGCGGATGATGACAAAGACAATATCATCGGCTTTGTCCACGCGACCGACTTTTACCTCGCGGCCCTGCAAGACGGGCATGTCGAGCTGGATTCGCTGCTCCGCCCGGTTCTGACTGTTCCGGAAACGATGGAAATCAGTACGGTCCTGCGCCTGATGCAGAAAAAACGCTCGCAGCTCGCGATTGTCATCGACGAGTACGGCGGTACAGCCGGACTGGTGACCATGGAAGATATTTTGGAAGAAATCGTCGGCGATATCCAGGACGAGTTCGACGAGGAAAGACCGGAGATCGAAAAGCTGGAAAACGGCCTCTCCGTATCCGGCATGCTGACGCTCGCTGACTTGAACGACCACCTTCCGTTCGAACTGGAATCGGAAGACGTGGACACGATCGGCGGCTGGCTGTACAGCCAACTGGAAGAAGATATCGCGGTGGGCGCTACGGTAGAATGGGAAGGCCATTTGTTCACCGTCAAGCAGATGGATAATCACCGCGTCACGCGCGTGCTGATTACGCCGATCAAAAGCGATGAAGCACAGCAGCCGGAAGAGCTTTTGACCGTCTCCTGATCGCCTGCGCATCGCAATCAATAGCGAAAGCCCCTCACCTTGCAGCATAAGGTGAGGGGCTTTTTTTCCTGTTAATTCGCCGGGGTCAGGTTGTTTCGAGGATGTTCGGCCGCTCCCAGTCGCTTACGCCGTTGTCCTCCAGAATGCCCATCGTCACGTCGCTGATGTCCGGATCGGTCAGCAGGCTGTCCCTGATGCGGTATTTGATGTCGTCCGCTACCGCCAGCGTCAGGCCCGTCCGCAGCTCCACGTAGCACTCCACATGGTAAAACCGCCCTTCCTGGACGATCCGCAGCCGGTTGATATCGACCACATCCGGATCGGCAAAAATGATCGCGGCAACCCGGTCCTCCACTTCTTTCGGAGCCGCTACCCCGATCAGTCCGACCATGTTGTCGTACCCGACCTTGAACGCTACGCCGACCATCAAAATGCCAATCAGGATCGTCGCGATGCCGTCCAGGAGGGCAAATGTCGTAAACTGCGTGACAATGACCGCGATCAAGGCCAATAGCGCGCCTGTCGTAGCCACGATGTCCTCGTAAAAGACGAGGCGCGTCGGCGGCGCCGCCCGTCCCACATGGCGAAAAGCAGCGGGGACGATCGCCCAGCCCTTCGCGTCGACACGGGTTTCGTGGACGATCTCTTTCATCGCTTTGACCAGCACGTAGCCGTCGACGACAATCGCCAGGAACAAAATGATAAAATTAAGCCAGAAGTGACTGGAATGCGCAGGCTCCTTGAGCAGATGGAAGCCTTCCATGATCGTTTCGTACGCCATGATCGTCACGACGATGACCGCGATCATGCAAAACAGGTTGATAACGCGGCCAAATCCGGTCGGAAACCGCGGCGTCGGCTTTTTCTCCGCCAGCACGCTGCCGAAAAAGACGAAGCCCTGGTTCACCGCATCGGCAATCGAGTGCATCGCCGACGCAAACATGGCCCCGCTGCCGCTGTACGCAGCGGCGACCCCTTTGACAATCGCCAGGCCCATATTGCCCAAGGCGGCCGTAGCCGAAGATGTGTTTCCTTTTTTTAACGTTGCCCAAAAAGAGCCCATGCTGCCATGTATCCCCCTCGAAAAAAATCCTGTTCTTGTTTACTATTCCCCACGAAGAACCATCGTCCCTTTTCAAAAAAAGGAAAAAAATGAAAACAAGCGCCGTTGGCCGAATCAACAGTGCGGCGCCGCTTCCGGGCAGCAGCTCTCCAGGAGCCATCTGTTTCGATAGCAGCCGTGCCTTTACGCCAGCAGCTTCAAACCTGCCACCGACACGATGACCAGCCCGATGAACAACAGCCGCAGCCCGTCTTTTGGTTCTCCGTAAAACAGCATGCCTACGAGGGCGCTTCCCACCGTGCCGATGCCCGTCCAGACCGCATACGCCGTCCCCATCGGAATCTCGCGCATCGCCACAGACAGCAAGAGAAAGCTGAGCGAAAATCCGCCGAGCAGCACCGCCCAGGAGCGCAGGGACGGCTTCTGATTCACCTGCGAAATCCCCATGACACCAACTACCTCAAACAGTCCGGCCAAGATCAGGGACACCCATGTCATGCGACTTCCCCCTCCTTGTGCGCATCTCCCTCATGCTCATGCGTGACCAGCTTCAACCCGATAATGCCGACGAGCAGCAGAGCGATCAGCCCTACCTTGGCCCAACTGAACGGCTCCTGAAAAACGGCCATCTCGACGATCACCGTACCCGCTGTTCCCAGTCCGACAAAGACGGCGTACACCGTGCTCGTCGGCAGCCGCTTGCCCGAATAGATCAATACCGCGAAGCTGACCAGAATCGCGACAACGGTCAGCAGCCACTCCCAAAAACTGTCGGCGTGCTTCAAGCCCGCTACCCACATCACCTCAAACATTGCAGCGGCCACAACCAAAAGCCAGTTCTTTCCCACCACAATCCCTCCTTTTGTCTATCGTTCCCCAAGCGCAGCTTGCGCGCAGGCTCATCCGGAGCACCTTTTTCACACAAGCAAAAAAAGCCGCGGGCGAATACCGTCTCAGATATTCTCCCGGGCTTTTATCCCTCCGTGTACACGGCCGCAGCCGTGCGTTTTCTCTCGGTCCAGTCCGGCCAGCCTCCTGACCGCGGAACCCTAGAAAACGTATCGTATGCAATTCGAACATGGGGTAACTGGCTCTTATTGTAGCAAAAGCAAGGCGATTTTTGCAAGAACTGCGAGCAGGACACGTACGGGCGCGGAAAACCAGCCTGCTTTTTAGCCGTCGGGCAGTTTTTTTCAAAAACAGCTTCTTGTGCTATTCTAGCTAAATAGAAAGATCGTCCCAAACCGATCAAAACAGTGAGGAGGAGAAAACCGATGACAAGCGTACTGTTTGTCTGCCTCGGCAATATTTGCCGCTCCCCCATGGCGGAAGCCGTTTTTCGCCATCTCGCGGAGCAGGAAGGCTTGGCCGGGGACATTTCCATCGATTCGGCGGGAATTGGCGGCTGGCACGCGGGTGAGCCGCCGCACAAAGGCACGCAAAAAGTTTTGACCGAAAAAGGCATCGCCTGCGACACGCTGCGCGCCCGCCAGATTACCCGCAACGATTTTGCCGAGTACGACTACGTCGTATGCATGGACGACGAAAATTTGGCCGCGCTCATGAAAATGGCTCCCGCAGGCAAAAAAGTGTACCGCCTGCTCGATTTTGCCCACGCCGTCCAGGAGCAAAACGTGGAAGACCCGTACTACACAGGGCGCTTTTCCTACGTCTACGACCTGGTGGAAGCTGGCTGCCGCGGTCTTTTGGCAGAAATCAAACGCAAAAAGGGATAGCCCGCTTGTCAGGGCATCCCTTTCTTTTTTATACTGCCACTGTTTTTTCCGCCCACAGCCGTCCCAGCCAGCTTACGGTGTTGCCGATCAGCTTGCTGTAGCTGTCCGCAGATGAAAACGTGTGGTCCCCGCCTACAATCACTTCGGTTTCGCACGCGCCTCGTCTGCGCAAACGCAGCTCCCGCTCATAATGGAACATCGCATCGACAGGAATCACATCGTCGCGATTACCGTGCAAAATGAGGACATCCCCCTCAAACTGCTTGGCGTGGCGCAGCGGCTGGGCTCCGTTCAACGATTGGAAAAACCGCCCGGAGAGCAAATAGCCGTTGTGATCCGTTGTCCCTAATGCAAGCGCGTCCTGGTACTCGTTTTCCCCGACAATCCGCACAATGTCGTCAAACGGCTGCGCTACCGGAGCCCACAGCGCGAGCGAGTGAATCCGCTTGTCCTGGCTTGCCGTCAGAACGGAAACGGCTCCGCCAAGGCTGTGCCCAAGCAGCGTAATCCGCTCCTGGTCGACATGCTCCAGCCCTGCAGCGTAATCGAGCACGTCACGCGTCTGCTTCAAAAGCACATCCAGCCCGCCAGCCCCGTAGTCGCCGTCGCTTTCCCCGCAGCCGCCGTAGTCGAAGCGCAATACGCCAAACCCGTGCGCGGCGAGTTCTCTGGCGGCCTTTACAAACAAGCGGTTGACGCCAATCCGACTGCCGATAAAGCCGTGGCAGATCACAACCAATGGGTATTTTGCGACCGTTCTGCCGTTTTCCTGCTCTGGCTCATGCAACGTTGCCGCCAACGTAACTGTATCGCTTGGAATATGTAATGTCCGTTCCAAAGAACTCACCTCTTTTATTTATAGTATTCCGAGTAGTTTACTTTGTTATTGACTTTATTATCCCCTTTTTCCGCGAAAATGTCAAGAGCCACCTGCGATTGGCACAGGTGGCTCTTGAGTAGCAGAGGCGACGGGAATAGGCCCGAGAAGCGCGGCGATTTACGGCTGGATGGATTTGCCGATTCGCTGTTGCAAGAGTTCAAGCAGTTGCATCCATTCGCGGCCTTGCTCGGAATCTTCCGCTCCGGCATACTGGTGCTCGCTTGGATAGAGCGAGTAAAATGCGCCCGCTTTGTTCTCCCCGAGCTTGGTGAGGAAAGGATGCTCCTGGTAGTACGGCAGCTTTTCCTGCTCCTTGCTCAAACGGACGACGGTTGCGAGCAGCACGTCCTTTTTGGCTGCTGGATCCTTGTAGAAAAAGTTCAGGCACGGCGGGTTGCCTTCTTCGTTCGCGCAGGTGGACTGCTCGATTTTCAGCTTGCTCATCGCTTTTTCCGGCAAAAGAATCCGGTAGCCGAGCGTGCTGTCGTACGCTTTCATCGTCTCGAATGTTTTCTCGATGTTTTGGTCGTTCAACGATTCCGGCGTATTCCAGATGCCTACCGACTTTTCCGATGCAGGTGCGACACTTTCGATGAACCATTGATCCCCTTTTTGCGTCACGCCGATGATGGCCCGGTCTGTGCCGAACTTCCCTGTGGAAGTCACCAGGTCAAAATCGACCTGGAATTTCAACGTTTTGGTTTGCGCTTGTGCCTGGGCTTGCCCGCTGTCGGCTTTGTCTTCTGTTATGCTTGTGACCGTAAAGCCCTCAACCCACGGGCTGGATGTCCCCGTCACCCAATGGAAGCTCTCCATTGGTGTCTTTAGCCCCAAGCGCGCCTGTTCGGTAAACAGCGCGTATTGCAGGGCGCCGTTTCGCATTTTGACCGCTTTCGCCCATGTTTGGACTGTTTCGTACGGGGAAGTGGGAACGATCCCGCTCTCCAGCATTTTCAACTGCTCGGCCAGCGTGCTTTGCGCAGCTTCCGCCGGTTTCTCCACTGCTGCTGCGGCGTTGGCTG
It includes:
- a CDS encoding YqkE family protein, encoding MAKKKQKQQPQRQNLDTATEAKSSLGSLKDMVNADALAKLKQLEKEMKSESERKAKEAAEQKRREQEERERNKSFAELLADYDKKGGGKYS
- the sspK gene encoding small acid-soluble spore protein K, whose product is MVRNKAKDFGKTAEIRGPKAQSEAVRSNGSINSEPQERLKENR
- a CDS encoding glycosyltransferase family 2 protein — protein: MLTSVVIPAKNADDQLLYTLFGFNLQYCAFEAFEVIVLDNTSTDATREKLSRFTAHFPLNYVQFRAKKPLAHLLNTGIQLARGELIVFLAAQMIVPRSFIGVHQQAHEKASHLVLLGQDRKRIYSVYEPGFSATQHAECQLWLEQYPHVKRPHTLVETVPLLEESQIVNGLPFHIGLPCPIAQKRLAAREKYGAKLARHRSPWTLFDTQHVSLRRESLQKAGLFRELPRIEMERDLGKRLLKNGCQFQLDDKLTLLKQECVQKRLGASSQPTKKNRRA
- a CDS encoding DUF3905 domain-containing protein, whose protein sequence is MDNDQKNNEKTKDISLDGTLPHQISAPDFKKSSRTIQRPFVNEFGVVIGDSQYESKESPLNNWNTDTDPSIMAGDQWVHPTNDIGWNSYENKELLEDRPIGNARFMHPTKDVSKGKD
- a CDS encoding iron-sulfur cluster biosynthesis family protein, whose protein sequence is MSITLAIEPAFSLAYQRYAEFRPGDTLRLYVRTSGPGTGGLFYAIEKDEAMPGDAVFEVEGLRFVIRPTDFWFFDGGQLGFDPTYGEYGFRFANPRLEGQ
- a CDS encoding site-2 protease family protein, which encodes MKKSRSVLLAIGAFLLANFKWLIGILKFSKFGTTLLSMVISLWAYAMFYGWKFAVALVYLIFVHEMGHVIAAKRKGIATSPAVFIPFAGAFISMKDMPRDAKTEAYLAYGGPLAGMIAFLPALPLYWWTQDPFWALVIYLGALLNLFNLLPVSPLDGGRIVSVLSTKIWFFGLVGLGIMLFANPGPIMVLIFIIGLITWWSRLRESYQHQVLQYERDKIADFLQSIAQWPELETTWDTRVRLNEEVTALNQAEPDKGFLVPFLQDEKRLIRDRKRLDKVYMNRKWELFKQWEREPILFIDSDPLRPAPSELLREAEQMARQRLTEVEEQMHRLTTYYVAPAATKWKVLAAYLGLAAVLSAFFVYGQQILHR
- a CDS encoding hemolysin family protein, with the protein product MDTVPIVLNLLLVIFLVFLNGFFVAAEFALVKVRQTRLTQMVNEGNKRAVYAQKVTQKLDGYLSACQVGITLASLGLGWVGEPAIAHMIVEPLLGSTGMPDYLISAISFGIAFAIITFLHIVLGELAPKSLAIQKAEVTSLWVAAPLMFFYKLLYPAIWFLNGTANALMKRFGLEAISEHEAAHTEEEIRILVNQSHQSGHIDQTELALVEHVFDFSETLARETMIPRIDMVCLYSTNTFEENLEIIRTQRHTRFPVADDDKDNIIGFVHATDFYLAALQDGHVELDSLLRPVLTVPETMEISTVLRLMQKKRSQLAIVIDEYGGTAGLVTMEDILEEIVGDIQDEFDEERPEIEKLENGLSVSGMLTLADLNDHLPFELESEDVDTIGGWLYSQLEEDIAVGATVEWEGHLFTVKQMDNHRVTRVLITPIKSDEAQQPEELLTVS
- a CDS encoding cation diffusion facilitator family transporter, encoding MGSFWATLKKGNTSSATAALGNMGLAIVKGVAAAYSGSGAMFASAMHSIADAVNQGFVFFGSVLAEKKPTPRFPTGFGRVINLFCMIAVIVVTIMAYETIMEGFHLLKEPAHSSHFWLNFIILFLAIVVDGYVLVKAMKEIVHETRVDAKGWAIVPAAFRHVGRAAPPTRLVFYEDIVATTGALLALIAVIVTQFTTFALLDGIATILIGILMVGVAFKVGYDNMVGLIGVAAPKEVEDRVAAIIFADPDVVDINRLRIVQEGRFYHVECYVELRTGLTLAVADDIKYRIRDSLLTDPDISDVTMGILEDNGVSDWERPNILETT
- a CDS encoding DMT family transporter; translation: MTWVSLILAGLFEVVGVMGISQVNQKPSLRSWAVLLGGFSLSFLLLSVAMREIPMGTAYAVWTGIGTVGSALVGMLFYGEPKDGLRLLFIGLVIVSVAGLKLLA
- a CDS encoding DMT family transporter, coding for MGKNWLLVVAAAMFEVMWVAGLKHADSFWEWLLTVVAILVSFAVLIYSGKRLPTSTVYAVFVGLGTAGTVIVEMAVFQEPFSWAKVGLIALLLVGIIGLKLVTHEHEGDAHKEGEVA
- a CDS encoding low molecular weight protein-tyrosine-phosphatase, yielding MTSVLFVCLGNICRSPMAEAVFRHLAEQEGLAGDISIDSAGIGGWHAGEPPHKGTQKVLTEKGIACDTLRARQITRNDFAEYDYVVCMDDENLAALMKMAPAGKKVYRLLDFAHAVQEQNVEDPYYTGRFSYVYDLVEAGCRGLLAEIKRKKG
- a CDS encoding alpha/beta hydrolase; protein product: MERTLHIPSDTVTLAATLHEPEQENGRTVAKYPLVVICHGFIGSRIGVNRLFVKAARELAAHGFGVLRFDYGGCGESDGDYGAGGLDVLLKQTRDVLDYAAGLEHVDQERITLLGHSLGGAVSVLTASQDKRIHSLALWAPVAQPFDDIVRIVGENEYQDALALGTTDHNGYLLSGRFFQSLNGAQPLRHAKQFEGDVLILHGNRDDVIPVDAMFHYERELRLRRRGACETEVIVGGDHTFSSADSYSKLIGNTVSWLGRLWAEKTVAV